One window of Dehalobacterium formicoaceticum genomic DNA carries:
- a CDS encoding ribbon-helix-helix domain-containing protein — MNTETSVDISREIEKITVSLPAETLRLADENHKRFGFDNRSEFINAAIREYVSRDILRQFGGEIAEVYSKIQHSEIRNLEEHLSKLSYKIAVEMAQVNLFLASAMEVPYLDMQKLRGKAVHLVNSSRGYVPLSEAVKHNMDIRFLEHTVDDDDENY, encoded by the coding sequence ATGAATACAGAAACGAGTGTTGATATAAGCAGAGAAATTGAGAAAATCACTGTGTCGCTGCCGGCGGAAACACTCCGCTTGGCTGACGAGAACCACAAGCGCTTCGGCTTTGATAACCGCTCTGAATTCATAAACGCCGCCATTCGGGAGTATGTAAGCCGTGACATTCTGAGGCAGTTTGGCGGAGAAATCGCCGAGGTGTACTCAAAAATACAGCACAGCGAAATACGGAATCTGGAGGAACATTTGTCAAAGCTGTCATATAAAATCGCGGTTGAAATGGCGCAGGTGAATCTGTTTCTGGCATCGGCGATGGAGGTTCCTTACCTCGATATGCAGAAGCTGCGAGGAAAAGCCGTGCATCTGGTCAACAGCAGCAGAGGCTATGTTCCGTTAAGCGAAGCCGTCAAGCACAATATGGATATTCGTTTTTTGGAGCACACCGTTGATGACGATGATGAAAATTATTAA
- a CDS encoding recombinase family protein: MTQANQKYTILYGRLSQEDERDGESNSIQNQRLMLEKYAADNGFENILFLSDDGYSGTNFNRPAWKDLMKLVESDQVATIIVKDMSRLGRDYLLVGQYTEMIFPSYGVRFIAINNNVDSLYGDNDFTPFVNLFNDFYAKDTSRKIRAVVKSKAERGERVGTRAPYGYKKDEANPKSKIVPDEDVAPIVQRIFNLCVEGKGPTQIAKQLNKEQVFSPGYYYYIKTGKILTNVDITRPYAWSSACIADILENEVYLGHTINLQYTTLSYKNKKRIERPESEHLRFENTHEPLITKEIWDIVQDIREHKRHRTNMEEQDMFSGLVRCLDCGEKMTLHRAHTLAAVKNNFMCSTYRKRGKEKCSSHYLREVHLAAIVLDDLLRVTHFARQQEALFIQYINRKNNAETRREIERLQREQELMRRRDIELSKLFKRLYEDNVLGKVTNEQFRMLSEDYNTEQKSLKERIPKSAVRIEELQAYISNVTRFIDKARRYTEITELSGELLNIFIEKIEVGERAERYSRTAEQEIIIHYRDIGVVGAFAEEAEKVAEIRQRQTA, from the coding sequence ATGACACAGGCAAACCAAAAGTACACAATACTCTACGGCAGACTGAGCCAGGAGGACGAGCGCGATGGCGAATCCAACAGCATTCAGAATCAAAGACTAATGCTGGAGAAATACGCTGCCGACAACGGCTTTGAGAACATTCTCTTCCTTTCTGACGATGGCTACAGCGGAACAAACTTCAACCGCCCCGCTTGGAAAGACCTGATGAAGCTGGTGGAAAGCGACCAAGTGGCTACGATTATCGTCAAGGATATGTCCCGTCTCGGCAGAGATTACCTGCTGGTCGGCCAGTACACAGAGATGATATTTCCAAGCTACGGAGTCCGTTTCATCGCCATCAACAACAACGTAGACAGTCTTTATGGCGACAACGACTTCACCCCATTCGTAAACCTGTTCAATGATTTCTATGCCAAGGATACCAGCCGGAAAATCCGTGCTGTTGTGAAGTCCAAGGCAGAGCGAGGCGAGCGTGTAGGCACAAGAGCGCCTTATGGCTACAAGAAGGATGAGGCTAACCCCAAGAGCAAAATCGTCCCCGACGAGGATGTGGCGCCGATTGTCCAGAGGATATTCAACCTCTGTGTTGAGGGAAAAGGCCCGACTCAGATTGCCAAGCAGCTTAACAAAGAGCAGGTGTTCTCGCCTGGTTACTATTACTACATCAAGACCGGCAAAATTCTGACCAACGTGGATATCACAAGACCGTATGCTTGGAGCAGCGCCTGTATTGCTGACATTCTGGAAAACGAGGTTTATCTCGGACATACCATTAATCTGCAATATACGACGCTGTCCTACAAAAACAAGAAACGGATCGAGCGTCCCGAGTCAGAGCATCTGCGGTTTGAGAACACCCATGAGCCGCTGATAACGAAGGAAATATGGGACATCGTGCAGGACATCCGTGAACACAAAAGGCACAGGACAAACATGGAGGAACAGGATATGTTCTCTGGCTTGGTACGCTGCCTCGATTGCGGCGAGAAGATGACCCTGCATCGGGCACACACCCTTGCCGCCGTGAAAAACAACTTCATGTGCTCCACCTACCGAAAACGCGGCAAAGAGAAATGCAGTTCTCACTACCTTCGGGAAGTCCATCTGGCGGCAATCGTACTGGATGACCTGCTCAGAGTGACCCACTTCGCACGGCAGCAGGAGGCGTTATTCATCCAGTATATCAATCGAAAAAATAACGCAGAAACCCGACGTGAGATTGAGCGGCTGCAGAGGGAACAAGAATTAATGCGCCGAAGGGATATCGAACTGAGCAAATTGTTCAAGCGTTTATATGAGGACAATGTGCTTGGCAAGGTAACCAACGAGCAGTTCCGGATGCTCTCAGAGGATTACAATACAGAGCAAAAAAGCCTTAAGGAGCGAATTCCTAAGAGTGCGGTGCGCATCGAAGAACTGCAGGCTTACATCTCAAACGTCACCCGATTTATCGATAAGGCAAGGCGGTACACCGAGATAACCGAACTCAGCGGTGAACTGCTGAACATTTTTATTGAGAAAATTGAGGTAGGTGAAAGAGCGGAACGATACTCCAGAACGGCGGAACAGGAAATCATAATTCACTATCGTGACATCGGCGTCGTCGGAGCTTTTGCCGAAGAAGCCGAGAAAGTGGCTGAAATACGGCAAAGGCAGACAGCTTAA
- a CDS encoding DDE-type integrase/transposase/recombinase, with translation MLQGDVHHTMKLPDPSRPGQERQVYLFAWLDDYSRLVFGQFYWKEKLPALEDSLMKWVSLYGVPLSIYCDNGAVYSSHHLQNICASLGIQLHHSRPYRPQGRGKVEKFFQLVERSFKSEVELLVKQGKISTLNDLNNLFSLWLNKFYNRKFHSATKQAPMSRWEGNSYQLKHPPVDTLREAFLWKDERTVSLTGIISVDTNQYEVEPFLCGKKVTLRYDPYDLSCGIRVFYDGRQFKDAVPAKIHRHSKKGFQKKLSSTPPVTGLNFLEQLAETKLTKKQALSFSGLEGDLK, from the coding sequence ATCCTTCAGGGAGATGTTCATCATACCATGAAACTTCCTGATCCCTCCCGCCCAGGACAGGAACGTCAGGTCTATCTTTTTGCTTGGCTGGATGATTACTCCCGCCTGGTGTTTGGCCAATTTTATTGGAAAGAAAAACTCCCTGCGTTGGAAGATTCCCTAATGAAATGGGTTTCCCTTTATGGTGTTCCCCTTAGTATTTATTGCGACAATGGTGCCGTTTATTCATCTCATCATCTGCAAAATATTTGCGCGTCTTTAGGCATTCAATTACATCATAGCCGTCCTTACAGGCCCCAAGGTCGCGGCAAGGTTGAAAAGTTCTTCCAACTTGTTGAGAGATCTTTTAAATCCGAGGTAGAACTCCTTGTTAAGCAGGGAAAAATCTCTACTCTTAATGATTTAAACAATCTTTTTTCTCTTTGGCTGAACAAGTTTTACAATCGCAAGTTTCATTCTGCTACCAAACAAGCGCCCATGTCACGTTGGGAAGGAAATTCCTATCAATTGAAGCATCCACCTGTCGATACCCTTCGAGAAGCCTTTCTTTGGAAAGACGAAAGGACAGTCTCTCTTACAGGTATTATCTCAGTGGATACAAATCAATATGAAGTGGAACCTTTTCTTTGTGGTAAAAAAGTTACCCTCCGTTACGATCCCTATGACCTTTCATGCGGAATTAGGGTTTTCTATGATGGCCGACAGTTTAAGGATGCCGTACCTGCTAAAATTCACCGTCATAGCAAGAAAGGGTTTCAAAAAAAGCTTTCTTCTACACCTCCTGTTACTGGATTGAATTTTCTGGAACAGCTGGCCGAAACTAAACTAACTAAGAAGCAAGCCCTTTCTTTTTCCGGGTTGGAAGGTGATTTAAAATGA
- a CDS encoding ExeA family protein, which produces MMAQLSFLREIPTESLLSLPQHREALARLKYIIASKGFGVMTGSPGMGKSSILRTLDASLDKSRFLFCYINDADLKPKNLYSKIPYYLSVQPSTYLDRMKKQFRDAVVNLYDTHDRLPIIVIDNAQDLPIQTIKEIRYLLNFEIDAKSLLSLILVGHPELRDTLKLRSFEAVSQCITAHYRLSPLDEKQTYEYISHHLNLSQLKMLFPEDVVNRIHQFTSGIPRVINQICRHCLIDMDSNQLELADHQVLERVLSEFQY; this is translated from the coding sequence ATGATGGCTCAACTTTCTTTTTTACGGGAAATCCCCACGGAAAGTTTACTTTCTCTCCCACAGCACAGGGAAGCTCTTGCCCGTCTTAAATACATAATAGCATCGAAAGGTTTTGGTGTTATGACCGGGTCCCCAGGTATGGGAAAATCCTCAATTTTACGCACTCTTGATGCTTCCCTGGATAAATCACGGTTTCTTTTTTGCTATATCAATGATGCAGATTTAAAACCAAAAAATCTGTATAGCAAAATTCCTTATTATTTATCTGTACAGCCATCAACCTATCTGGATCGGATGAAAAAACAGTTTCGTGATGCCGTAGTCAATTTATATGATACTCATGACCGCCTACCCATCATCGTTATTGATAACGCTCAAGATTTACCTATCCAGACTATTAAGGAGATACGTTACCTACTAAACTTTGAAATTGATGCCAAAAGTTTACTGTCCCTTATCCTCGTGGGCCACCCTGAATTAAGGGATACTTTAAAACTTCGTTCCTTTGAGGCAGTTTCCCAGTGTATTACCGCTCACTACCGTCTCTCACCTTTGGATGAGAAACAAACATACGAATATATTTCGCATCATCTCAATCTTTCTCAACTTAAGATGCTATTTCCTGAGGATGTTGTTAACCGTATCCATCAGTTTACTTCCGGGATTCCCAGGGTCATTAATCAGATTTGTCGACACTGTCTCATTGATATGGATTCCAATCAACTGGAATTGGCAGATCACCAAGTATTAGAACGGGTTCTTTCTGAGTTCCAGTATTAA